Sequence from the Argentina anserina chromosome 7, drPotAnse1.1, whole genome shotgun sequence genome:
tcattgagcatagaatctttgactttctggaggtagataatgcgttgcacatttgctcactttgagtagtgcgggattttaatgagacatagtgtcacaccacgtcaattcctagcgttaaaaccggaatgagagcattccatatctccccctaacgacgggaagtatgtctcatcgatagagatcaacggttgtagattggaaatagcggacaagtgttggtgattcataaatcataaccaaccagaatacttaatcgtttcaattagacccattgagataactacaatagaggcacataaacaactttaaccaaataggcgtttaataaaaagaacgttgggatcgtatccaataaccatctggtacgcactaaacgcttggtaagttgtgggtctgaaacgaattagtgtcgctgcatgcaacatcattacatatccctatgcaaaaatcggcaggttagtacccataaccaagtccgagctctgctagatcgtacagtgaatgaacatgacgaataatatgttcaacgacgatcccagtagatatgcaaaacgaaatcatcaaagtcgtggaggtgaactctctaacggtatccaatcaaatagatttgagaggataggaatggtagtgagcccttaggatgatgatcatagctaaaaactttagtaaatgcagcgtttcttgtggcaagcaaagcgacgtgtgaccaacgcgtcgatgctcttaacctataccataaaaataccgaaaaatgtccgcattcggttggatagggtccactaatgtcaccttgaatacttcgtaagaatagaatgttctcggttggagccttagcaaataaggacttccttgaaatctagcaaaagaacaagctttgcaaaatgagtgATGTGCATCAGAGattaccatggaggcattagaaaacacgggaggcatcacaagctcctgtgaaggaggggatgccgccaccgacgaccttaatgccatggagccgccgaaataggtaggctcggcctcaccgtgcatggcacgaataggctcggcctcaccgtgtggagcatgggtgaggtggtcctccaatcgcttcgtgaacatgaaaaatagatgatcatgtgaatttcaaagaactcgaatcatcatatctcgttcaaaatgaccaaaaatgatcatgtcaaaaccgaggagacagtaaaaccgaacccatgattcaaagaatcttgactTACATAAAGCTattgctgcaggcaagcaaagctatgtctgcaggctaacaaagctaatgtctaagcttgaaaaagctactgtcaatgaaatctgacagatttattcttctccatttgtaacacaaatatcaagatgaaaatccatcattggcatatatggccttttaaaacttagcaagacacgaagatatagaacacaatcttcgcacgagatccgtaaaacaactacctgcgccgtaggacagtgtgggtggttacgcaattagcaagacactcgatttcacggcgggacattctcaaaatgaagattaagagagtcaacgacgcggtgaacttctctagacaatacgccgtaggatattgtaagaggggggattcaaacaaatgacaatcccatcgaatgtatcacatggcaatagaactacattcttcaacttagaagttagaaaaacatggtattagagcagttgaataccaaacaattaaggtggaaaaccatccatttggtgcgggtggtcaccaataataataaaatcgtttgagctatgaaacgacttggagaaaaccggaaaattaaccggaaaaccatgtcaaaataactcaaaaccgggtgagatttggactaggaaaacgtgCAGCAAGGACTGCTGAAATATTCcggaaaaatgatgagaaacgacgaaaaaatcatcggaaaaactcgccggaaaccggcggcaccgattgccagAAAACTggccggcggcggccggaACTGGCCGGTATAGAGGCCGGAACTTCAGGTCTGACAGGGGATGCCGGTAGGAACCGGGTGGcagtgccggaaacgccggaatattGCCGAAAGgtggcgaatacgccggaaaaacgccggaaaacgttccggaaatgccggaacagtaaccgggaaaaacgacgtcaattttgacgttctgaggtctgttttccaaatttgaaggtccaaaatcacaatgtagtgctattggggccccatgtaacccaaaagcggccaatttaaaaaccacgtgagttgcaaacgttgaccatgcatgctaagccaaggcaaataaaattgtCACGAGTCCATcttataaacaaaaaatacgagaaattttattgaatatgccaatatttaatacaacacaaacaaacttccaattccaatagacgacttaagctaaagtcgagcaataatcatggcaatgccaacgtaatacttgaaaaatagtaagcagaagacatagtcaaaatagattgactaatcaaaagtccgtagcaacaaaatcttgcatattggattgggcggagccttagcctgaggctaaaaaatgtgcttacttgagaatgaaagaatgttacgtttcaaTCTCCAAAAtgccctcaagaaatagatacaggtgccaaaaatgacatgtgtttctcggTTGTGGAGCATgcttcaaggtcaactctggtaatacaacgtcatagacgtttattgaatcactttaagtgtgtcccatagaatgtgttatttttgggatcttttgtcagcaaatagtgctgcttcagagtaatgaattttcaactcaaataaatgagtacataGATCTTGaaattatcgtttataggcatgagtttaagaaaactcaaacattcaaataacaatcGCGATgtcgacgcatccataagaaacgagggttgtataggttttgaataatcgaaatattcaagtatgtaaccggaattagaagggttgtgatgtatatggtcacaaaataatcgatgcatatcggcgattctcatgatcgcacccaaaacagcggtgcactcaggcgaccacacgaaatcaatatcttcccttttaaataataacgtgactcccccaggaccgtcacacgaaaaacgtcgaccaagaggggaatcatatccctctttggtctcatcggcgtaatAAGAaagccggaaaagaagacatgaaaaaggctaatagcgcccgataatttatatatatatatatatatcttcaaaagtagtaactttaagaaaaacatacttgtttgtctgccaaatagaccgcatataagtaaatttctCTGCAAATAGATCGTCATGaatgaagttgcttgatgaattccttttcgatcttcgttcaataatataaaaatcttgggaggatatgATCAAAATCGTATGTGGATGACAAaggtatcgtccatctcggcatgaatgtcatcaccatagtacgacaagcaatgattttacctatatgagcacgtgaaatatcgttagaaataaaaacgtgtcaatgaacatttaaataatgaaataggaaaaaggaaataaaaatatagtatgaagcccaaagggctattgtgctcggcaggccataggcccaaaagggtagagaagacgggagtagcttctcttgagcaaagagtttgcttgtgaaattcgcgtttcttgcgtagATATGCGGGagaagcaattttgaatcctttgatgcagggtcttgcggggcaaaaagatgtttttgcggaacGAATGTAGAGGAGACCCtacggggctgcgtgcaggggctacGCGCAGGGCCTGCAGGGGTTGCGATGCGGGGGCTACAGGgcagggctgcgggggtagcagcgggggggggggggggggggtgcagCGGCGGCCGACGGGGAGATGCCagaggccggagacgacggcgGCCGACGGTGgagaatagagaaaaaaaatctatggCTCTAAAAATTCAGGattttagggcaaagtgcgtgataacgtgtttcaggatgaaaaaattgtgtattattgaatgatatgaaggcctatatatatgcattacaaaaccacaatcccgaaAGATTCGGAgtctaatctattacggagatgctaatctatctcctaacaggaaacctattaggctaagacacacataaagatataataataattctcccggaacaaattTAATGATTTTAGAAGAGTGCTGGTTTTATACTTAGTAGAGATGACAAAAGTAGTTAGCTGAATGTGGGTAAACAAATACAATGCACTCAACTTCACTCATCGTCTAAACTTGTATAATCCGGAACCGCCTTCTCGCACCCTCGCAGTGGCAGCATTAGAAAGCCAGTTACCTTTTGTCTTTtatggtaaaaacaaaagaaagttaCCCTCCGAATCCCTAAAGAAGTGGAACCAAAATCTAACTGGAAGTAAGGTCACAATTTGTCAGTGGTCCCCAAACTTAACCCAACCGTAGTTCAATTCACACCCTTTCCTCCACTCGCCTCCGTCCAATTCGTCACTAATTATTTTCACTGAAAAACCAAATCGTcataaataattaatattattattaaccTCTCCAATCACAACCCACCACCTtgcattaaaaaaatcaaataacaTGCCCACATTCCACGTTTATACTCTTCCCTGCCCGAAATGCTCCCGGTCAGCTAATCCCTCCTCTCGCTTGCATTCCCTCCCCCTGCCCGTATATTCCGGGCAGAAGCCTCCCTCTCCTTCAAGTCTTCGTCCAACTTCCCCAGTATGCTTCTTTTTTCACAgaccaatttttatttttttttcttgtttttaaattttcatcaaataaagaaaattCGATCAGTATAAATAGAGCGCAGATAGTCACAGTCAGTGAAAAGCATTGGCCTTCGGTTTTTGGTTAAATCCAATTCTCTCTCTGAGCTCATCACATGGATTTGAAGCTTTCACTCTGAGACTCATTCTCTCTCTGTGACTGAGAGACTTTTGTGCTGCTGGAGTGAGTTTGTTAGGGTTTTGGAAGAATGTGGAAGGTGTCGCGATTCGCGGCGTCGCGGCTGAGCCGATCGACGAGGACTTTGTCGACGGCGATTCCCGGCCCTTGCATCGTTCACAAGCGCGGCGCTGATATTCTCCACGATCCCTGGTTTAACAAGGTCCGGTCATCTCGTCAATCCTTCATTTTCGTTTTTACTAGGCATTGTGATGATCTTGACTTTTGGATGATTCTTTAGCCTATTTTAGTTTATGATGATGATTAGTAAAATTTTGAAGGTTATTCTTATATGATTTTCTGTTTTAGTTTGGTTTTGTGTGTGATTAAGTGTCATTAGTGAAGTGGATGATGTAAATTCAATGCTGTATAGTTTTGGActgcttttattttttaatttctaactTTTAATTTGGCGTAGTTTTGATTCTGTTCTGGATGCTTTGTTGTTGTCAAGAGCAGGATACTGGATTTCCTCTCACCGAAAGAGATCGATTAGGACTTAGAGGTCTTCTTCCGCCGCGTGTGATCTCTTTTGAGCAGCAATATGCTCGTTTCAGTAAGTTATCTCTCAAATTGCAACTTATTTTTAGATAAATGTAGTAGGAATTGCTTACTACCGGAGTTGATATTTCTAGTTGTAATGGCAAAGAGGCTTCAGCAGCTAACGGCATTGTGATTTGAATTTTCAGTGGAGTCGTATCGGTCACTGGAGAAAAACACTAGGGGACTACCAGAAGATGTCGTTGCCTTGGCAAAGTGGAGGATCTTAAATAGACTGCACGACAGGAACGAGACTTTATACTACCGCGTAAGTTTGGTTTTGGTTCCAGCTTGTAGATACTGAAAAGCACTGTATAATATTAGGATGTAATTGAggattctattgattttggttCCAGGCTCTTATAGACAACATAAAGGACTTTGCTCCTATCATTTACACACCTACAGTTGGAttagtgtgccaaaattattCGGGGCTGTTTAGACGCCCGCGGGGAATGTATTTCAGTGCAAAGGATAAAGGGGAGATGATGTCTATGATCTACAATTGGCCTGCTGATCAGGTATGTGCTATggtatttgtttcttttttttgagaaagatGGAACGTGTCTTTAAGCAATGGCCTAAAACCTTTCCTATCCTTGACCTATTTGTTTCCATAGAGGACCCAACAACTTCCACTGCTTATCAAATCCATCATGTACCTGTGTTGTAAATATTCTTTATAGTTACGATTTGAGAATGCTGCTATGAGCAAATGATTCAATTCCCTTATTTCAATAAGTTATGTTGCTTCTTTTGTTGATTTTGGTACACTACCCTATCATACAGGTAGAAATGATCGTCATTACAGATGGCAGTCGTATTCTTGGCTTAGGTGACCTTGGAGTTCAAGGAATTGGAATACCAATTGGAAAACTTGATATGTATGTTGCTGCAGCTGGTATTAATCCACAGAAAGTATgctcctctctctctgtctatctatccacacacacacacacacgtgCATGTATCTACTCAGTCATCCTTGTGTATGATTTTGATTGTCTAATGGATTGGAGTTACATTTTGCACATCATTTAGTCATAAGAATATACTGTACTTTTTAACACCTGACCTGTAAACCTCTTCTACAGATACTGCCAGTTATGCTTGATGTTGGTACCAACAATAAAAAACTACTTGAAGATCGTCTTTGTAAGTAGATTCGAGCTTATAGATCTATCCATTTTCTGCATGGTTccttcatgttttttttttaagttcatTTCTTGAATTTTTATTGATCATGTACTTCCCTATCAATTTATTCGATCCAAGGCTACTGTAGTCTCAGCTGATTACAGAGTAATGATACTGATTATCTGTCCTGTCTATTCTTCAAGTGTACTGTACTGATATACCCtgattaattcaaaatttgcatgaattaaaaaaatcatcacaaTCATGGTAGATTGTTTCTTTTAGCTTTCTTTCATGAACTCTTGTTgatttatatttgattttattatatttcaatgaatttttgaaattttttttttggaattgtATGACTGGACTTAATAACTTTATAAAAATCTTTAGCTTATATCATGAGGATACCTCTTTCTCATGATTTTAGTTTGATAGATCTAGGACTTCGACAACCTAGGTTGGAAGGAGAAGAGTACATATCAATTGTTGATGAGTTCATGGAAGCCGTTCATAAACGTTGGCCCAAGGCCATTGTGCAGGTCTACGTTTTTGAGAAGTACTCTCCTTTTAAATTACTCTAGTTTCCCCTGTCTTGTAACTTAAGGCATTTTACATTTATCAGTTTGAGGATTTTCAAATGAAATGGGCTTTTGAAACGCTGCAACGTTACCGTAAAAAGTTTTGCACATTTAATGATGATATACAGGTAATTCCACGTTGTGATATTTTTCTATCTTTTATGAATTTATTTATACATATGCTGGTAAATTGAAGTCGGTACCACTGATAGTTGTGCTTCATTTCTTGTAGGGAACTGCTGGTGTTGCACTTGCAGGAATACTAGGAACTGTTAGAGCCCAAGGTCGACCATTAGCAGACATTGTGAACCAAAAGATAGTTGTTGTGGGAGCTGGAAggttattgatttttttttttggtgtctGAAGCCATATATTGGGCTATGATATTATTTGGTTTTGTCTATCATTTGGGTACTTATTGATCCTTTCAGTACTATGATGTCTTTCAGTGCTGGACTTGGTGTTCTTAGCATGGCTGTACAGGCCGTTAAAAGAATGGCAAAGAACAGTGGAGCTGCTGCCAAAAATCCGTTTTTTCTGCTTGATAAAGATGTATGGTTGTATCCTTTTTCTCCAAGTTTGTGCATTCCTTTTTTGATGATTAATAGCTCTATTGCACTATGTTAGCAGGATCACATGTTCAGCAAATTATTGTTCAATGTAGTTATGGTCTTGTCATCTGTTATCGCTTATTGCCGTGAACATTCACTTACATTATCATGATGTTGCACTCTCTTCGTGTGAAAAATAGGGATGCGTAATTAACTTCATTCTAAGCACCTTTTGGCATGCGGCATTTTATTGATATGATTctcattttccttttatatttTGAGTGCAGGGTCTAGTCACAAAAGAGAGGAAAACACTTGATCCAATGGCGGCACCCTTTGCTAGAGATCCAGCCGAGATTGAAGGGCTTAGGGAGGGAGCTAGTCTACTTGAAGTGGTAAATCTCAGAGGACTTCATTTAAACTCCCTGTTAGAGAAAGTAGATAGATTTTATGGAAAACCAAACCAGTTGCTAGTATTAAATGCTTTCTTGATTAATACAGTAGTGTTAAAAAGTGTAACTGGTCAGAGCTTTACTTTGTTCAGGTTAAAAAGATCAAGCCTCATGTTCTTCTCGGTTTGTCCGGAGTTGGTGGTGTCTTTAATGAGGAGGTTAGCGTTTCTTTATATCTTGCAATACTCACTTACATTATCTGAAGATGGGTTGATTCTGTGTGGATGTGCGCCATTTGGAAACCTATGGCTTTCCTTTAAGTGCTGTATTTTACTAAACTGGATTGAAACTTGTATCAGCAACCAACTTTCTTGCATACTGTCTATGTCTTGCCTGACAATGGGAAATTATTTGTCTTGTCTTTGAGTTAGTTACTTATAGCTATCATATTCTGTGGCTTTTCATCCTAGGTGCTTAAAGCAATGAGAGAATCTGATTCAATCAAACCTGCTATTTTTGCTATGTCAAATCCAACCATGAATGGTTGGTTCCTTTAAGCCTTGTCAAATCTCAGTTTTCTCCGCTCATCTAGTTTTGGTGGCTGATTCACCCGCTTTTGTCTTTATGGATGAAATAGCTGAGTGTACTGCTGAGGATGCCTTTAAGCATGCTGGTGAACACATAATCTTCGGAAGTGGAAGCCCCTTTGAGAATGTTGATCTGGGTAGGTTCCTTCTTACTTTGTCTTTCTGGTATGGATAATTTTGGAAACATGCAATTTTATCAATGTTGGAGCCAAGTGATTAAAGTTTTGGATTCTTACTTTCTTAGTTGCCCCTTGAGTTAGTCTGACAATAGCTATTCATTAATGTTGGCAGGCAATGGAAAGATAGGCCATGTAAATCAAGCAAACAACATGTACCTGTTTCCAGGGTTAGTTATCCCACAttctattgtttttgtttctaattAATTATGTTCTTCACCTTGACAATTAGACTCGGTTGCTTCCAATTCAGGATTGGTTTAGGAGCACTTCTTTCAGGTGCTCGTTTGATATCAGATGGCATGTTGCAAGCAGCATCTGAATGGTTAGTACACAAGATTTTATAATATGAGAATTCAATATGATTGTTTAATTTATCTGAGCAATCTGCATTCATAACATAATTCATACCTTTTTAttcaagaaaacaaagaaagaaaaaaaaaatttccctCAAAATTGGGCAggaagttttcatggcttcggtAAGCCTAGATGACAGGTATTCCTGGATCTTTACGTGAGTTTACTTTTAACTGGGcatcttaatttattttttaaagatacaacaacaataaaaaaaaataccttGTCTTGATACTTCATTTATGGGGTTGGATGTTTATTATActatgattaattaattagttgttTACTGAATACATTTTCATGCTAATAGGATATGCATAACTTATTTCCTTCTCATGCTCACAAAGTCATTTATGTATTAGTGGTCTTGAAGATTCTGAAGCCAGCTTGTTACATTCATTCTATTCCCAATCTTGTTGCACAAAATTCACACAACTATTTTATTGTTACGTCTTGTAGTTAAGATCCATCATGCATTACATCAATACGAAATGACACTATGAGACTCTTTTGCAATTAATTGCTGACACAAATGATTCTCTCATGTCCAGCCTTGCTTCATATATGACAGACGAGGATATCCGAAAGGGTATTTTATATCCATCCATTGATTGGTAATATTCCCAGCTCCTTGTGTATCACTTTATTAAATAGCTTGTTAAAATGCCTTATCATTGTCATTCAGGAACATCCATACTTTTAGCAATTGGTATTATCTcctcaaaattttttttttgctgctAGAG
This genomic interval carries:
- the LOC126802755 gene encoding NAD-dependent malic enzyme 59 kDa isoform, mitochondrial; the protein is MWKVSRFAASRLSRSTRTLSTAIPGPCIVHKRGADILHDPWFNKDTGFPLTERDRLGLRGLLPPRVISFEQQYARFMESYRSLEKNTRGLPEDVVALAKWRILNRLHDRNETLYYRALIDNIKDFAPIIYTPTVGLVCQNYSGLFRRPRGMYFSAKDKGEMMSMIYNWPADQVEMIVITDGSRILGLGDLGVQGIGIPIGKLDMYVAAAGINPQKILPVMLDVGTNNKKLLEDRLYLGLRQPRLEGEEYISIVDEFMEAVHKRWPKAIVQFEDFQMKWAFETLQRYRKKFCTFNDDIQGTAGVALAGILGTVRAQGRPLADIVNQKIVVVGAGSAGLGVLSMAVQAVKRMAKNSGAAAKNPFFLLDKDGLVTKERKTLDPMAAPFARDPAEIEGLREGASLLEVVKKIKPHVLLGLSGVGGVFNEEVLKAMRESDSIKPAIFAMSNPTMNAECTAEDAFKHAGEHIIFGSGSPFENVDLGNGKIGHVNQANNMYLFPGIGLGALLSGARLISDGMLQAASECLASYMTDEDIRKGILYPSIDCIRDLTAEVGAAVARVAVAEDLAEGHCEVGPRELSHMSKEETVEYVSRNMWFPIYSPLVHEK